One part of the Gossypium raimondii isolate GPD5lz chromosome 1, ASM2569854v1, whole genome shotgun sequence genome encodes these proteins:
- the LOC105780802 gene encoding uncharacterized protein LOC105780802, with translation MEGDRYSYSRQGSGVWRSLRDGDFEEEDVWAVLKERKDSTNKLGQQSIESSVPVRRHLPSAARMIPGTFSTINNSSNIGSSSSSSSHEANGVKQQSAPVNIPDWSNISRNKSKKGPNGLWHDHDDGDGDGVLVGFADSDDDDDDDDDEYNSKLPPHEFLAKRLARSQISSFSVFEGVGRKLKGRDLRKVRNAVLTKTGFLE, from the coding sequence ATGGAAGGTGATAGGTATAGTTATAGCAGGCAGGGGAGTGGTGTATGGAGATCCTTGAGAGATGGGGATTTTGAGGAAGAAGATGTTTGGGCAGTTCTCAAGGAAAGAAAAGATTCTACTAACAAACTTGGTCAACAATCCATTGAATCATCTGTTCCTGTTAGAAGACATCTCCCAAGTGCTGCAAGGATGATCCCTGGAACTTTCTCTACTATTAATAACAGTAGCAATATTGGCAGTTCAAGCTCCAGTTCCAGTCATGAAGCTAATGGAGTTAAACAGCAATCAGCTCCTGTCAACATCCCTGATTGGTCTAACATCTCTAGAAACAAGTCAAAGAAGGGTCCCAATGGCTTATGGCATGATCATGATGATGGGGATGGTGATGGGGTTTTGGTTGGTTTTGCAGacagtgatgatgatgatgatgatgatgatgatgagtaCAATTCAAAGTTGCCACCACATGAATTCCTTGCTAAGAGGCTTGCAAGGAGTCAGATATCTTCTTTCTCGGTTTTTGAAGGTGTTGGGAGGAAACTCAAAGGGAGGGATTTGAGGAAAGTGAGAAATGCAGTTTTAACAAAAACAGGTTTCCTTGAATAA
- the LOC105780788 gene encoding heterodimeric geranylgeranyl pyrophosphate synthase small subunit, chloroplastic — translation MARALSHIHGNPIFHVPYTPIPTRQCPSNLPCRLFKVTMSSNQSYWTSINADIEAHLKQAIPVREPLSVFEPMNHLTFSAPRSTAPALCVAACELVGGHRDQALPAASALQLMYAASFAHEHLPLTQSCRPKSEIQHLYGPNIELLIGDAMIPFGLELLAVSNDSTQKNSDRVLRVMVEITRAIGSQGMVHGQYYEVEYESSCIRQNERASEKYEGTLHGCAAACGAILGGGSEVEIEKMRRYGVYIGKIQGMIRRDERKSKDLKELVEETRKLATNELSGFNEAKVEAISKLFGA, via the coding sequence ATGGCCAGAGCTCTCTCCCATATCCATGGCAACCCAATATTCCATGTTCCTTACACACCGATTCCCACACGTCAATGTCCTTCCAATTTGCCTTGTAGGCTTTTCAAAGTCACCATGTCGAGTAACCAATCTTATTGGACCTCCATTAACGCTGACATTGAAGCTCATCTCAAGCAAGCCATACCGGTACGAGAACCCCTCTCTGTTTTCGAACCCATGAACCATTTGACGTTTTCCGCCCCACGGAGCACTGCTCCTGCATTATGCGTGGCCGCCTGCGAGCTTGTCGGGGGTCACCGGGACCAAGCTTTGCCCGCGGCATCAGCACTTCAGCTCATGTATGCAGCTTCCTTCGCTCACGAACACCTTCCCTTGACCCAAAGCTGTAGGCCCAAATCCGAGATCCAACATCTCTACGGTCCAAACATTGAGTTACTCATCGGGGACGCAATGATACCATTCGGGCTCGAGCTGTTGGCCGTATCGAATGATTCGACTCAAAAGAATTCGGATCGAGTATTACGTGTAATGGTCGAGATCACACGTGCTATAGGCTCACAGGGCATGGTTCATGGACAATATTACGAAGTAGAATACGAGTCAAGCTGTATCAGACAAAACGAACGTGCTAGTGAAAAATACGAAGGCACATTACACGGTTGCGCGGCCGCGTGTGGCGCGATATTAGGAGGCGGAAGTGAAGTGGAGATAGAGAAAATGAGAAGGTACGGTGTATACATAGGAAAAATACAAGGAATGATAAGAAGAGATGAAAGAAAAAGCAAGGATTTGAAGGAATTGGTGGAGGAGACTAGAAAGTTAGCCACCAATGAATTGAGCGGTTTCAATGAGGCAAAGGTTGAAGCAATATCTAAGCTATTTGGAGCCTAG
- the LOC105786762 gene encoding uncharacterized protein LOC105786762, giving the protein MKSISRSFKAEAFHRYLKPGALAQLRDSKINARSNKLKLFRLDSIPSLSPSQTQIQISDFDQIPRFLSKIYGGSCCLQRKKLLAPKSLLLVNFQASSQSLESRENDNNSESRSNRNGDNLLINVLNTDVVVAH; this is encoded by the coding sequence ATGAAATCCATTTCAAGATCCTTCAAGGCTGAAGCATTCCACAGGTATCTAAAGCCAGGAGCTTTAGCCCAACTAAGGGACTCCAAAATCAATGCCAGATCCAACAAGCTCAAGCTATTTCGACTTGACTCGATCCCATCTTTGAGTCCAAGCCAAACCCAGATCCAAATTTCAGATTTTGATCAGATCCCAAGGTTCCTTAGCAAGATCTATGGAGGTTCATGTTGTCTCCAAAGGAAGAAGCTTTTGGCTCCCAAATCTCTTTTGCTTGTCAATTTTCAGGCTTCTAGTCAAAGTTTAGAATCTAGGGAGAACGATAATAATAGTGAGAGTAGAAGTAATAGAAATGGTGATAATTTGTTGATTAACGTGCTAAACACTGATGTTGTTGTGGCTCATTGA